Within the Gloeobacter kilaueensis JS1 genome, the region AGCCTCGCTATCGGGCGCAACCAGGGCGGCCTCTCCGGCTCGGAGGTCACCTTTGCCCTGTTTTTTCTGGCGGCACCGCTCTCGTTTGTCGGCCAGTACGACCGGGCGCGCGCCCTGATCGAGGAGGCGCTGACCCTCAGCCGGGCTAACCAGGACAGCTTTGCTATCGCCCTCTGCCTGGGCGGGATCGCTCAGATCGAGCACCAGAGCGGGGACCATAGCCAGGCGGAGCGGTTCTACAAGGAGGCGCTGGCCCTCTACCGCTCGCTCGGAGCCCAGGACGGGGCCGTAAGCTGGATTCTTTCTGGCTGTGCCGCCCTCGCCCTCGTCCACACCCAGACCCAGCGGGCCGTCCACCTCTACGCGGCGGCGGCGGCCCTGCGCGAGGTCGTCGGCGCTTCTTTGGCCCCCGACGTGCGCAAGTTCCACGAACCGCTGATCGCCTCTGCCAGAGCGGATCTGGGGCCGCGCATCTTTCAGGCGGCCTGGACTTTGGGTTCAAGTTGGAGTTTTGAGCGCGCCTTTAGCGAAGTTCTCGATGCCGGACCTCTCGTAAGCGGGAGCCGGATCCCGCCTTAGACGGCGGCCAGCACGTCGCGCGAAGCCAGTACCTCGACGAAGGCGGCAAGCCAGCGCGGGTGGGCAGGCCAGGCCGGGGCGGTGACAAGCTGGCCGTCCACCACCGCTTCGCTTACGGCCACCTCGACGTAGTGGCCACCGGCGAGCGTCACCTCCGGCCCGCAGGCCGGGTAGGCGGTGGCACGCCTGCCTGCGAGCACACCCGCCGCTGCCAGTAGCTGCAGCCCGTGGCAGATGGCAGCGATCGGCTTATCGGCGGCAGCGAAGTGGCGGACGATTTCGATCACCCGCCCGTTCAACCGCAGGTACTCCGGGGCGCGGCCACCGGGCACCACCAGCGCGTCGTACTCCTCGGGGCGCACCGCCGCAAAGTCGGCGTTGAGGGCAAAGCGGTGGCCCGGTTTTTCGCTGTAGGTCTGATCGCCCTCGAAGTCGTGGACGGCGGTGCGCACGAACTGGCCGGTGCGCTTATCCGGGCAGACGGCGTGGACAACGTGGCCGAGCATCTGGAGCGCCTGGAAGGGCACCATCACCTCGTAGTCCTCCACAAAGTCCCCCACCAGCATCAAGATCTGTTTGTTCGCCATGCCTCTACCTCCCGCAACGCTTCGCGTCTTTTTTATCACGATTGCCGGGTAGAGTTGCGGGCTTCCCGGACGAGCCGGGCGTAGGTCTGGGCGGGCCGATCCCCCAGGTGGTCCTGGAGGAGGCGCTCACCTCCGGCGGCAAAGTCGATCGCAAAAAGGCCAAAGCGCGGCGTAAACGATCCCCACTCGTAGTTGTCGGTGAGCGACCAGTGCAGGTAGCCCACGAGCGGCACTCCCTCCGCCCGCAGGCGCATCACCTGCTCGATGTGCGCCACCAGAAACTGGCTGCGCGAGATCTGATCGGGCCTGCGGCTGGCGACGCTGTTGTCGGGCTTGCGGCGCAGGGCCATGCCGTTTTCGGCGATCAGCACCGGGCAGTTGCCCAGATCTTCTGCGTAATACTGGCAAAAAAAGTGCAGCC harbors:
- a CDS encoding DJ-1/PfpI family protein, which encodes MANKQILMLVGDFVEDYEVMVPFQALQMLGHVVHAVCPDKRTGQFVRTAVHDFEGDQTYSEKPGHRFALNADFAAVRPEEYDALVVPGGRAPEYLRLNGRVIEIVRHFAAADKPIAAICHGLQLLAAAGVLAGRRATAYPACGPEVTLAGGHYVEVAVSEAVVDGQLVTAPAWPAHPRWLAAFVEVLASRDVLAAV